One stretch of Nocardioides perillae DNA includes these proteins:
- a CDS encoding DUF1416 domain-containing protein yields MCGATEGGLSLDGVDVAKEAIVQGQVVRDGEPVGNAYVRLLDRTGEFTAEVPTSATGHFRFFAGDGEWTLRTLAPKADPVDRKVHAQVGSVAEVTVTI; encoded by the coding sequence ATGTGCGGCGCCACTGAGGGCGGCCTCTCGCTCGACGGCGTAGACGTGGCGAAGGAGGCCATCGTCCAGGGCCAGGTCGTGCGTGACGGAGAGCCGGTCGGCAACGCCTACGTGCGCCTGCTCGACCGCACCGGCGAGTTCACCGCCGAGGTGCCCACATCGGCGACTGGCCACTTCCGCTTCTTCGCCGGTGACGGCGAGTGGACGCTGCGCACCCTCGCCCCCAAGGCCGACCCGGTCGACCGCAAGGTCCACGCGCAGGTCGGGTCCGTCGCCGAGGTGACCGTCACCATCTGA